The following coding sequences are from one Rhipicephalus microplus isolate Deutch F79 chromosome 3, USDA_Rmic, whole genome shotgun sequence window:
- the LOC142803454 gene encoding uncharacterized protein LOC142803454, with translation MSHTAPALFSLMLPVVAALGSSQTPPVSSCLRADGDTYAVQFRRVRLSNVIYGQEMTMTFTMTTEEELRDQPTLTIDMLKPYDYDMSCKNNFGSCEYPMCGPLNKEESKNLMNFMHSECPIELGSYTLTITATIPNVSHFRQRFKACRCDEKGDEPACSTEAAEHNAAQLRRREQLRASNRAT, from the exons ATGAGTCATACAGCGCCGGCGCTTTTCTCTCTCATGCTGCCAGTAGTGGCAGCCTTGGGTTCGTCGCAGACACCACCCGTATCGAGCTGTTTGAGAGCGGATGGCG ACACTTATGCGGTTCAATTTCGTAGAGTGCGGTTGTCGAATGTCATTTATGGGCAAGAAATGACCATGACGTTTACAATGACAACTGAAGAGGAACTCAGAGACCAGCCAACGCTGACGATAGACATGTTGAAACCATATGACTACGATATGTCCTGCAAAAATAACTTTGGTTCTTG TGAATATCCTATGTGCGGTCCGTTAAATAAGGAAGAATCCAAGAACTTGATGAATTTCATGCACTCAGAATGCCCGATTGAACTTGGATCATACACGCTAACAATCACAGCCACCATTCCAAATGTGTCACACTTCAGGCAACGCTTCAAG GCGTGCAGATGCGACGAGAAGGGTGATGAGCCTGCCTGCTCGACCGAGGCTGCAGAACACAACGCGGCACAACTACGTAGAAGAGAACAACTGAGGGCAAGTAATCGCGCCACCTAA